The Choloepus didactylus isolate mChoDid1 chromosome 13, mChoDid1.pri, whole genome shotgun sequence genome contains a region encoding:
- the LOC119507826 gene encoding polyadenylate-binding protein 1-like: MNPSAPSYPMASLYVGDLHPDVTEAMLYEKFSPAGPILSIRVCRDMITRRSLGYAYVNFQQPADAERALDTMNFDVIKGKPVRIMWSQRDPSLRKSGVGNIFIKNLDKSIDNKALYDTFSAFGNILSCKVVCDENGSKGYGFVHFETQEAAERAIEKMNGMLLNDRKVFVGRFKSRKEREAELGARAKEFTNVYIKNFGEDMDDERLKDLFGKFGPALSVKVMTDESGKSKGFGFVSFERHEDAQKAVDEMNGKELNGKQIYVGRAQKKVERQTELKRKFEQMKQDRITRYQGVNLYVKNLDDGIDDERLRKEFSPFGTITSAKVMMEGGRSKGFGFVCFSSPEEATKAVTEMNGRIVATKPLYVALAQRKEERQAHLTNQYMQRMASVRAVPNPVINPYQPAPPSGYFMAAIPQTQNRAAYYPPSQIAQLRPSPRWTAQGARPHPFQNMPGAIRPAAPRPPFSTMRPASSQVPRVMSTQRVANTSTQTMGPRPAAAAAAATPAVRTVPQYKYAAGVRNPQQHLNAQPQVTMQQPAVHVQGQEPLTASMLASAPPQEQKQLLGERLFPLIQAMHPTLAGKITGMLLEIDNSELLHMLESPESLRSKVDEAVAVLQAHQAKEAAQKAVNSATGVPTV, from the coding sequence ATGAACCCCAGCGCCCCCAGCTACCCCATGGCCTCGCTCTACGTGGGGGACCTACACCCCGACGTGACCGAGGCGATGCTCTACGAGAAGTTCAGCCCGGCCGGGCCCATCCTCTCCATCCGGGTCTGCAGGGACATGATCACCCGCCGCTCCTTGGGCTACGCGTATGTGAACTTCCAGCAGCCGGCGGATGCGGAGCGTGCTTTGGACACCATGAATTTTGATGTTATAAAGGGCAAGCCAGTACGCATCATGTGGTCTCAGCGTGATCCATCGCTTCGCAAAAGTGGAGTGGGCAacatattcattaaaaatttggACAAATCTATTGATAATAAAGCACTGTATGATACATTTTCTGCTTTTGGTAACATCCTTTCATGTAAGGTGGTTTGTGATGAAAATGGTTCCAAGGGCTACGGATTTGTACATTTTGAGACACAGGAAGCAGCTGAAAGAGCTATTGAAAAAATGAATGGGATGCTTCTAAATGATCGCAAAGTATTTGTTGGACGATTTAAGTCTCGTAAAGAACGAGAAGCCGAACTTGGAGCTAGGGCAAAAGAGTTCACCAATGTTTACATCAAGAATTTTGGAGAAGACATGGATGATGAGCGCCTTAAGGATCTCTTTGGCAAGTTTGGACCTGCCTTAAGTGTGAAAGTAATGACTGATGAAAGTGGAAAATCCAAAGGCTTTGGATTTGTGAGCTTCGAAAGGCATGAAGATGCACAGAAAGCTGTGGATGAGATGAATGGAAAGGAGCTCAATGGAAAACAAATTTACGTTGGTCGAGCTCAGAAAAAAGTGGAACGACAGACGGAACTTAAGCGCAAATTTGAACAGATGAAGCAAGATAGAATCACCAGATACCAGGGTGTTAACCTTTATGTGAAAAATCTTGATGATGGTATTGATGATGAACGTCTCCGGAAAGAGTTTTCTCCATTTGGTACAATCACTAGTGCAAAGGTTATGATGGAGGGTGGTCGCAGCAAAGGGTTTGGTTTTGTATGTTTCTCCTCCCCAGAAGAAGCCACTAAAGCAGTTACCGAAATGAATGGTAGAATTGTGGCCACCAAGCCATTGTATGTAGCTTTAGCTCAGCGCAAAGAAGAGCGCCAGGCTCACCTCACCAACCAGTATATGCAGAGAATGGCAAGTGTAAGAGCTGTGCCCAACCCTGTAATCAACCCCTACCAGCCAGCACCTCCTTCAGGTTACTTCATGGCAGCTATCCCACAGACTCAGAACCGTGCTGCATACTATCCTCCTAGCCAAATTGCTCAACTAAGACCAAGTCCTCGCTGGACTGCTCAGGGTGCCAGACCTCATCCATTCCAAAATATGCCCGGTGCTATACGCCCAGCCGCTCCTAGACCACCATTTAGTACTATGCGACCAGCTTCTTCACAGGTTCCACGAGTCATGTCAACACAACGTGTTGCTAATACATCAACACAGACAATGGGTCCACGTCctgcggctgctgctgctgcagctaCTCCTGCTGTCCGCACCGTTCCACAGTATAAATATGCTGCGGGAGTTCGCAATCCACAACAACATCTTAATGCACAGCCCCAAGTTACCATGCAGCAGCCTGCTGTTCATGTACAAGGTCAGGAACCTTTGACTGCTTCCATGTTGGCATCTGCCCCTCCTCAAGAGCAAAAGCAGTTGTTGGGTGAACGGCTCTTTCCTCTTATTCAAGCCATGCACCCTACGCTTGCTGGTAAAATCACTGGTATGTTGTTGGAGATTGATAATTCAGAACTTCTTCATATGCTTGAGTCTCCAGAGTCTCTCCGTTCTAAGGTTGATGAAGCTGTAGCTGTACTACAAGCCCACCAAGCTAAAGAGGCTGCCCAGAAAGCAGTTAACAGTGCCACTGGTGTTCCAACTGTTTAA